One window from the genome of Paraneptunicella aestuarii encodes:
- a CDS encoding DUF6151 family protein: MSNFEKNLEQEVEQKLEQDLALQCRCGEVKGRVLNATPELGTRLICYCQDCRDFARQLSETDIMDEFGGTELIHYPPSSVILDSGLEHVACLRLTKRGSHRWYAKCCNTPIGYTVRPWVPFIGIIHNFIADKPDAESKTGPLLGAVNLERAECKIPKEVEDRSNTGAVMLRVFKKLLGWLFTGKGKPSPVYLKNGKPIVEPRVVAKS; this comes from the coding sequence GTGTCAAATTTTGAGAAAAATTTAGAACAAGAAGTAGAGCAAAAATTAGAGCAAGATCTGGCGCTGCAATGCCGATGTGGTGAGGTAAAAGGCAGAGTGCTAAATGCGACGCCAGAGCTTGGTACTCGCTTGATTTGTTATTGTCAGGATTGTCGGGATTTTGCCAGGCAGCTATCGGAAACAGATATTATGGATGAATTTGGGGGCACCGAACTCATCCATTATCCACCATCAAGCGTTATTCTGGATAGCGGTTTAGAGCATGTGGCCTGTTTACGTTTAACCAAACGAGGATCGCATCGTTGGTATGCCAAATGTTGTAACACACCAATTGGTTACACGGTTCGCCCTTGGGTGCCTTTCATTGGGATTATTCATAATTTTATTGCTGATAAACCGGATGCTGAGAGTAAAACCGGCCCTTTGTTAGGCGCTGTGAACCTGGAGCGTGCGGAATGTAAAATTCCAAAGGAAGTGGAAGACAGAAGCAACACAGGTGCTGTTATGTTACGCGTGTTTAAGAAACTGCTTGGCTGGCTTTTCACCGGTAAAGGTAAACCGAGTCCCGTTTATCTGAAAAATGGTAAACCTATCGTTGAGCCAAGAGTCGTTGCGAAGTCGTAA
- a CDS encoding alpha/beta fold hydrolase, producing the protein MKNLYQSVLRAGLLLLSIVAFASSAACRDAVVLVHGNTADPSSWNNTYNELISRGYSSSEIFRPNWGSKSCAGCNDHYGSEETPVREAIQAALTKSCTGDIDVIGHSMGVTLAAQQILKLGVANKVETFVGVAGAVRGLWTCGTYPLNVWSSTCGSYGLSVNSPFLNGLYGEQFGRYVYSIKSYMDQIVCATGVCLVGGIHSSSIWYEDGTYTYATGHFGLQTDTYQKQVDLIQN; encoded by the coding sequence ATGAAAAACTTATACCAATCTGTATTACGAGCAGGGTTGCTCCTTTTGTCTATTGTTGCATTCGCATCATCCGCTGCTTGTAGAGATGCGGTAGTGTTAGTTCATGGTAATACTGCCGACCCTTCCAGTTGGAACAATACTTATAATGAGTTGATATCGCGCGGTTACAGCAGCAGTGAAATCTTCCGTCCCAATTGGGGCTCAAAATCATGTGCGGGCTGTAACGATCATTATGGTTCAGAAGAAACACCAGTGCGTGAAGCGATTCAAGCAGCTTTAACAAAATCCTGCACGGGTGATATTGACGTTATCGGTCACTCAATGGGCGTAACCTTGGCGGCACAACAAATCTTGAAGCTGGGTGTTGCCAATAAGGTTGAAACCTTTGTGGGCGTTGCTGGCGCAGTGCGTGGTTTATGGACTTGTGGTACTTATCCATTAAATGTGTGGAGTTCAACCTGTGGTAGTTATGGGCTGTCCGTCAATAGCCCATTCTTGAATGGATTATATGGTGAACAGTTTGGTCGCTATGTGTATTCAATTAAGAGTTACATGGATCAAATCGTTTGTGCCACCGGAGTTTGCCTGGTGGGTGGTATTCATAGCAGCAGTATCTGGTATGAAGATGGAACTTACACATACGCCACGGGGCATTTTGGCCTACAAACAGATACTTATCAAAAACAAGTGGATCTGATTCAGAACTAA
- the rlmA gene encoding 23S rRNA (guanine(745)-N(1))-methyltransferase, which produces MWKCPACDAELIKQHTTWRCTNNHSYDQAKEGYVNLLLANQKRSKEPGDNKAMINARRAFLERGFYRPLAVKLAELITQFTHNNPCHIFDAGCGEGYYLNVIKQQLEADQKTVTTNGCDISKVAIQKAAKKYKDCHFAVASSFHLPVVSDSQDAVIQVFAPGSHEEVHRILADDGIWLHVSPAANHLHQLKDLIYDTAQTHEANQESIDGFSEVTNEELSFEIQLDDTKDTLNLLMMTPFYWSSPEDKIQQIQKSLKKVTTHFHIRVLQKTT; this is translated from the coding sequence ATGTGGAAATGCCCGGCGTGTGATGCCGAACTTATCAAACAACATACGACCTGGCGTTGTACTAACAACCATTCTTATGATCAGGCTAAAGAAGGCTATGTAAACCTGTTATTGGCAAACCAAAAACGTAGTAAGGAGCCGGGTGACAATAAAGCCATGATCAATGCCCGACGCGCTTTTTTGGAACGCGGTTTTTATCGCCCCTTGGCAGTAAAACTGGCAGAACTGATCACACAATTCACTCACAATAATCCATGCCATATTTTTGATGCCGGTTGTGGTGAAGGTTATTATCTAAATGTGATCAAGCAACAACTTGAAGCAGACCAGAAAACAGTTACGACAAATGGCTGTGATATCTCAAAAGTTGCCATTCAAAAAGCAGCAAAGAAATACAAAGATTGCCACTTTGCCGTTGCCAGCAGTTTCCACTTACCCGTTGTTAGTGATTCTCAGGACGCCGTGATCCAGGTTTTTGCTCCCGGCAGCCATGAAGAGGTGCATCGAATATTGGCAGATGATGGGATCTGGTTACATGTGAGTCCTGCGGCAAACCATCTACATCAGCTTAAAGATCTGATTTATGACACAGCCCAAACTCATGAGGCTAATCAGGAATCTATCGATGGCTTTTCAGAAGTAACCAATGAAGAACTGAGTTTTGAAATTCAACTTGATGATACAAAAGACACCTTGAATCTACTCATGATGACCCCTTTTTACTGGTCTTCTCCTGAAGATAAAATTCAGCAAATTCAAAAATCACTAAAGAAAGTAACCACTCACTTTCACATTAGAGTTTTACAGAAAACGACATAA